A single region of the Catenulispora sp. MAP5-51 genome encodes:
- a CDS encoding YceI family protein, translated as MSEKWTLDPSGHEVAVRNKTFWGLATVRGVFKTVHGEGVLAEDGTGEGVVTVESASLDTRLAKRDTHLRSGDFFDVERHPTFQFVVDRIGPVSADSNEAQVQGTLKVRDIVKPLTFIAHADRRADTVTLSATIPYTRADFGMTWNQLGMMAAKGEISVKLRFTRQG; from the coding sequence ATGAGCGAGAAGTGGACCCTCGATCCCTCCGGCCACGAGGTGGCCGTCAGGAACAAGACCTTCTGGGGCCTGGCCACGGTCCGCGGCGTCTTCAAGACCGTGCACGGCGAGGGGGTGCTGGCCGAGGACGGCACCGGCGAGGGCGTCGTCACCGTCGAGTCCGCCTCGCTCGACACCCGCCTGGCCAAGCGCGACACCCACCTGCGCTCGGGCGACTTCTTCGACGTCGAGCGGCACCCGACGTTCCAGTTCGTGGTGGACCGGATAGGCCCGGTCAGCGCGGACAGCAACGAGGCGCAGGTCCAGGGCACGCTGAAGGTGCGCGACATCGTCAAGCCCCTGACGTTCATCGCGCACGCCGACCGGCGCGCCGACACCGTCACGCTGAGCGCGACGATCCCCTACACCCGCGCGGACTTCGGGATGACCTGGAACCAGCTCGGCATGATGGCCGCCAAGGGCGAGATCAGCGTGAAGCTGCGGTTCACGCGGCAGGGCTGA
- a CDS encoding MarR family winged helix-turn-helix transcriptional regulator — translation MNGTDGCSGGEGTCPSMADLALLQQWNQLQGAFRRLNGRLLDDVEARTGVAPSAFQALWYLASSPEYTAKMSQLSAVLGFSTAGTTKVADRLAEAAMIDRGPSAADRRVILVTLTEHGLRVASEAIQTFLGALRERALEPMGEEGFAALVKSVVGLDPGGGGEC, via the coding sequence GTGAACGGGACGGATGGGTGCAGCGGGGGAGAAGGGACCTGCCCCTCGATGGCGGACCTGGCGCTGTTGCAGCAGTGGAACCAGCTCCAGGGGGCGTTCCGGCGGCTGAACGGGCGCCTGCTCGACGACGTCGAGGCCAGGACCGGCGTGGCGCCCTCGGCCTTCCAGGCGCTGTGGTACCTGGCGAGCAGCCCGGAGTACACCGCGAAGATGAGCCAGCTCTCGGCGGTCCTCGGCTTCTCGACGGCCGGCACCACCAAGGTCGCCGACCGCCTCGCCGAGGCCGCCATGATCGACCGCGGCCCCTCGGCTGCCGACCGCCGGGTGATCCTGGTGACGCTGACCGAGCACGGGCTGCGGGTCGCGAGCGAGGCGATCCAGACCTTCCTCGGGGCACTGCGTGAGCGCGCGCTGGAGCCGATGGGGGAGGAAGGGTTCGCGGCCCTGGTGAAGTCGGTGGTCGGGCTGGATCCCGGCGGCGGCGGGGAGTGCTGA
- a CDS encoding M23 family metallopeptidase: MPSARLRKPDHRRSLFIAVGAGLSLMLVAVATPAAGAHPGIPIAKAQEAVAAAIPAVAPEAVAPEAAPAPASAPAPAPAAAPAPAPAPQPTHVSPLPGARVTATFGASGTNWSSGKHTGLDLAAPYGTPIKAAADGTVVSAGWSGPYGLRVVVKHADGTSTAYNHMSRIEVSRGHIAVGQTVGRLGSTGNSTGPHLHFEVTSADGTLVDPLHWLHDQGVTV; this comes from the coding sequence ATGCCTTCCGCACGCCTCCGCAAGCCCGACCATCGCCGTTCGCTGTTCATCGCGGTCGGCGCCGGCCTTTCCCTGATGCTGGTCGCCGTCGCGACCCCGGCCGCCGGGGCACATCCCGGTATCCCGATCGCCAAGGCGCAGGAAGCTGTGGCCGCCGCCATACCGGCTGTGGCTCCTGAGGCTGTGGCTCCTGAGGCTGCGCCTGCTCCGGCCTCGGCCCCGGCACCGGCCCCCGCCGCGGCCCCGGCACCGGCCCCGGCACCGCAGCCCACCCACGTCTCACCGCTCCCCGGCGCGCGCGTGACGGCCACCTTCGGTGCGAGCGGGACGAACTGGAGCAGCGGCAAGCACACCGGCCTCGACCTCGCCGCGCCCTACGGCACCCCGATCAAGGCGGCCGCCGACGGAACGGTCGTCTCCGCCGGCTGGTCCGGGCCCTACGGACTGCGCGTCGTCGTGAAGCACGCCGACGGCACCTCCACCGCGTACAACCACATGTCGCGGATCGAGGTCTCGCGCGGCCACATCGCGGTCGGGCAGACCGTCGGGCGGCTCGGCTCCACCGGCAACTCCACCGGTCCGCACCTTCACTTCGAGGTGACGTCCGCCGACGGCACGCTGGTGGACCCGTTGCACTGGCTGCACGACCAGGGCGTCACGGTCTGA
- a CDS encoding DUF6204 family protein: protein MDERTFRVMVRGSFDALTDDQRAALLAEAAEHDVLNAAFTPEGQLTYDLKMRPFFTFRYLEHGEREEDIVAAGEIAQAKAEQWLTEHGYGYKGLKVSAEDMALMPLAKRQRKARAAG from the coding sequence ATGGACGAACGCACCTTCCGGGTCATGGTCCGCGGCTCTTTCGACGCCCTGACCGACGACCAGCGTGCCGCGCTGCTCGCCGAGGCGGCGGAGCACGATGTGCTGAACGCGGCGTTCACGCCGGAGGGGCAGCTCACGTACGACCTGAAGATGCGGCCGTTCTTCACGTTCCGGTACCTGGAGCACGGCGAGCGCGAGGAGGACATCGTCGCCGCCGGCGAGATCGCGCAGGCCAAGGCGGAGCAGTGGCTCACGGAGCACGGCTACGGGTACAAGGGGCTGAAGGTCAGCGCGGAGGACATGGCGCTGATGCCGCTGGCGAAGCGACAGCGGAAGGCTCGGGCCGCGGGGTAA